A stretch of the Corylus avellana chromosome ca6, CavTom2PMs-1.0 genome encodes the following:
- the LOC132183711 gene encoding uncharacterized protein LOC132183711 has product MKYVLVTGGVVSGLGKGVTASSIGLLLKACGLRVTSIKIDPYLNTDAGTMSPFEHGEVFVLDDGGEVDLDLGNYERFLDIKLTRDNNITTGKIYQSVIDKERRGDYLGKTVQVVPHITDAIQEWIERVAKIPVDGQEGPADVCVIELGGTIGDIESMPFIEALGQFSYRVGSGNFCLIHVSLVPVLNVVGEQKTKPTQHSVRGLRGLGLTPNILACRSTKALDENVKGKLAQFCHVPEENIVTLYDVPNIWHVPLLLKDQKAHEAILKGLNLLDVARKPELKEWTARTKVFDTLHDPVRIAMVGKYTGLSDSYLSVLKALLHASVACHRKLIVEWIAAGDLEDSTAKEAPDVYKAAWDLLKGVDGVLVPGGFGDRGVQGKILAAKYAREKKVPFLGICLGMQIAVIELARSVLGLHDANSTEFDPETTNPCVIFMPEGSKTHMGGTMRLGSRRTYFNVTDCISAKLYGNVSFVDERHRHRYEVNPNMISKLENVGLSFVGRDETGQRMEIVELPSHPYFVGVQFHPEFKSRPGKPSALFLGLIAAACGRLETVLHDNGHVRKPLTSAMSNGHSMMKIHQNGGAIKLSNGSVNGVYSNDMHSILPQFKTWSTTRANCIANARAHFVCKIGRFPSIIWKHSHYIVPCFLF; this is encoded by the exons ATCCTTACCTGAACACAGATGCGGGGACAATGTCTCCTTTTGAGCATGGGGAGGTATTTGTCCTAGACGATGGCGGTGAG GTGGACCTTGACCTTGGAAATTATGAACGTTTTCTGGACATTAAGTTAACCCGTGACAACAATATTACAACTGGTAAAATATATCAG TCCGTTATTGACAAGGAGAGAAGAGGCGATTACCTTGGAAAGACTGTCCAG GTTGTTCCACACATTACAGACGCCATTCAAGAGTGGATAGAGCGTGTAGCAAAAATACCAGTGGATGGACAAGAAGGTCCAGCTGATGTTTGTGTCATTGAATTGGGTGGAACTATAG GAGACATTGAATCAATGCCATTTATTGAGGCGCTTGGTCAATTTTCATACCGTGTGG GCTCTGGTAATTTCTGCTTAATTCACGTCAGCCTTGTCCCTGTTCTCAATGTTGTTGGTGAGCAG AAAACAAAGCCTACCCAGCATAGTGTTCGGGGACTTAGAGGACTGGGGTTGACGCCAAATATTCTAGCTTGCCGTAGTACAAAG GCACTTGACGAGAATGTTAAGGGAAAACTTGCCCAATTTTGCCACGTTCCA GAGGAAAACATTGTTACTCTCTATGATGTCCCAAACATATGGCACGTTCCTTTGCTATTAAAA GATCAGAAGGCACATGAAGCAATCCTGAAAGGGCTGAACCTTCTAGA TGTTGCTAGGAAGCCTGAGTTAAAGGAATGGACTGCAAGGACAAAAGTTTTTGACACATTGCATGATCCT GTTAGAATTGCTATGGTTGGAAAATACACAGGCCTTTCAGATTCTTACCTCTCTGTTTTAAAG GCTCTTTTGCATGCTTCTGTCGCTTGCCACCGGAAGCTTATTGTAGAATGGATTGCGGCAGGTGACCTTGAAGACAGTACTGCTAAAGAG GCCCCTGATGTTTATAAAGCAGCATGGGATCTTTTAAAG GGTGTTGATGGTGTTCTTGTTCCAGGAGGATTCGGTGATAGAGGAGTGCAAGGGAAAATTCTTGCAGCAAAATATGCTCGAGAGAAAAAAGTACCATTCCTAGGGATTTGTTTGGGAATGCAAATTGCTGTTATTGAGTTAGCACGATCTGTTCTTGGTTTGCATGACGCTAACAGCACGGAGTTTGATCCTGAAACTACAAATCCTTGTGTAATATTTATGCCAGAG GGTTCAAAAACTCATATGGGTGGTACTATGCGGCTGGGATCAAGGAGGACTTACTTCAATGTTACCGATTGCATATCTGCAAAGCT GTATGGCAATGTAAGTTTTGTTGATGAGCGACATCGGCATAGATATGAG GTCAATCCAAATATGATATCAAAACTTGAAAATGTTGGTCTGTCCTTTGTTGGCAGAGATGAAACTGGTCAGCGCATGGAG ATTGTTGAGTTGCCGAGTCATCCATACTTTGTTGGTGTTCAGTTCCATCCTGAGTTTAAGTCAAGACCTGGAAAACCTTCTGCACTATTCTTAG GACTTATAGCAGCAGCATGTGGGCGCTTAGAGACTGTCCTACATGACAATGGCCATGTAAGGAAGCCCTTGACTAGTGCGATGAGTAATGGACACTCGATGATGAAAATCCACCAAAATGGAGGCGCAATTAAGTTGTCCAATGGATCAGTAAATGGTGTGTATAGCAATG ATATGCACTCCATCTTGCCTCAATTCAAAACCTGGTCAACTACAAGGGCCAACTGCATAGCAAATGCAAGAGCACATTTTGTTTGTAAAATCGGCCGCTTTCCATCAATaatttggaagcattcccactACATTGTACcctgttttctcttttag